Genomic DNA from Chitinophaga lutea:
TTTGATCCGGGTAAGCTGGTACGGCATGTATTCATGAGCAACTGGGCGCCGCACCTGTTGCGGCTGCACGCGCAGGCGCCGCGGAAGATATTTGAAACCTACGCCCGCAATGCGGTGATCGGCCGGTTTACGAACTACCCGGGTTATTACGCCACCGGCTTCACAGACATCACCATGCAGCCGGATTTCCCGTACAAAGGCCCGGACGTCAGCTCCATCTACTATCATCATATTCCGCCCCATCTCGCTTTTACGATGGATTACCTGGTAACGGAAATCATGCAGCGAAGCGGCGGGAAAGTGCGCTTTCCTTATGCCAAGCAGGATGGTTTCGTATGGTTCAACAACCGGATTTTCGGGGCAGGAAAAGGGACGGTGATGGACGACGCCGGTGTGAGCCTCTGGCTGAAGCGCGGCCTGGTCACCATCGATAACCCCGCCGTCAATTACGTGACGGCCGTATCGGATAAACGTTTCTGGATATTGCTGACGAGTGAAGCGGATGAAGCATTGTCGTGCAACATCACCCTCGGCAACGAAGCGCCGGTGGCGGACAATGCCGCCCCCACGGCTTATCAGACCGAATCGGCTGTGACAGGCCGCAAAGTGACGGTAAACGTGGGCGCAAAAGGATTTGCGGCAGTGAGCTTTCCGCTGAACGGTAAAAGAGCCCCGGCGAAAATCAGCGTGCTGAAAGAAGGGATGCAGTCGGTCGATTTCGGGCCGGGCATCGGTATGTGCTACGTTTTCCGTATCCGTTCGCCTTTCGGCTGGGATTCGATATACGGTTATCTCGAATCCACCTTGTCCGACGGCGCAAAAGTAACCGTCAACATGAACCACAGTGAAGACACGCTGACGGCGTACCCGTTTGAATGGTCGTTCCACCCGTTGCAGGCAGGAGAGGAGGCGAACGTGAAAGTGGTGGTGACAACGAAAGACGGCAGAACATTTGAAAAGAACCTGATACTCTGACATTGCAGAAACACATCACCATGAGCCACACAAGGATAATCGGGAGCATCATGCTGTTGCTGGCATCCGGCGCTGCGTTGGCGCAGGGCAATAACGATCTGATTGCCGCTTCGCAGGCAGGGGCGTCGCCGTTGTACTTCCAGCCCGCGGCCAATACCGCACTGGTGAGCCCCGGTGCATTTTACAACGAAAAGGAATGTGCCCCGCGCAACGGGTTGCCTGCGTTCTTCAAAAAAGCGGCGGCCGGTAAACCGTTGCTGATCGGCTTCATCGGCGGCAGTATTACCCAGGGCAACGCCGGTTACCGCCCGCAAACGCTGCGGTATATACAGGCCATGTATCCGGGAACCGATATCAAAGCACTGAATGCCGGCGTGTCCGGTACCGGCACCGACCTTGGCGCCTGCCGCGTGAAAGAACAATTGCTGCAACACCGCCCCGACCTGGTGTTCGTGGAATTCGCCGTGAACGGCGCCTATGCGGAAGGCATGGAAGGCATCGTGCGGCAGGTGAAAAAAAGCGGGGCGGAAGTTTGCCTGATTTATACCATCACCGGTGCACATACAAAAATATACGCAGCAGGGAAGGTGCCAGAGAATGTGGCGGGTCTGGAGAAGATCGCCGCGCATTACGGCGTGCCGTCCATTCATCTCGGTATGGAAGCCTCCATGCTGGAGCAGCAGGGGCGCCTGTTGTGGAAAGGAGCAGCCGGCGATACGGCCGGTCATATCCTTTTTTCGACAGATGGTGTGCACCCCCTCGATGCCGGCGGCAATTTGTATGCGGCCGCCATTGCGAGAGGGATGGAGAAAATCAAGAAGGAAAAACCCACCGGCGGCAACAAACAGTTGCCCGCGCCGGTTTTTGCAGATAATTGGGAGGATGCGGGCATGTATGCGCCGCGCGACATCGCTGTTTTCAGCAAAGGCTGGGAACCGGTGATCATCCAACAGTTTGCGCCCTGGTTCCCCCAAATCGAAAAAGCATCCACGCCCGGTGAATCTTTCACGTTCCGCTTCAGGGGAACCGGCTTCGGCATTTTTGATGTGGGCGGACCGGAAGCAGGGCAGGTCACCATCGAAGTGAACGGCAAGTCGATGCAGGTGCAGCCGCCCCTGGTGCCGGGCACGCAGGTGTACCGGCTGGCGGAAGGCGACAGCCTGCCCGTGAACCGTTTCAACGTGTATTGCAACAACCGTTACCGCGGCCAGCACCAGTTTTTTACGCTGCCCTCCGGCGATTACACCGTCACCATCCGCCTATCGGGCCGGAAAGCAGATAAGCGCACCATACTGGGTCCGGAACAGGTGGACGATATTACGAAGCATCCCGAGAAGTACGACCAGACGGTATTGTACCTCGGCAGGATACTCATTAAAGGAACGCTGCAGTTAAACGGAAACCGGTGACAACAATGGTTGGGAATGCTCCCATAAATTGGGAATGTTCCCACCTTGTTGAGGACATGGTTTGTATGACAATGCTGTACGCGCAGTATTAAATTTGACTTTCAGTTGGAAACGCACTTTATGAAAAACGGATCTCCACGTATGATAACCTGTCTTTTGTTGCTGAGCCTTGGCGCACAGGCGCAGGTACGCGTGTCGTCCGGCAGCGAAGGAGTTAAGATTACATCGGCTGGTCGTACCTACACATTTACGCCCGCTTTCCGGATCCTGTATAATGCCGCCGATCCCGCGATGGCGCTTAAACCGGCCGGCATCCGTAAAGTAGAATACAATGTGCTCACCTGGAAAGTGACAGACAGCAGCAAAGCGGATTTCATTCAAAAGAAAGTCAATGCCTCGGTGGCCGGCGACGGATTCGACGACCGGATTCTGCGCGCGAAAAGCGAGTGGCGCACGGCCAGTATTTACAACGCGGGCGAAAGTGTATCACTGCAGGCGAACGGTTTCCGGCAAAATAAAGACACTGTATTTTTTTCATATCCATATACCGATGGTTCGCTGAGCGCTTACGTGGCGCTTTCAGCGAAACCATACCCCGTATTGCATTTTACCTTCAGGCCGGGCAAGAGTGGCTATTACAGCATCGGTTACACCGGCGCGCCTGCTTTCACGAAAGAACAGGTTGCCGGCCTCTGGCAGCCGCTCATCTGGCAGGAGAAACGGGTGCCTGATGCGGCGTATCTCACCCCGGCATTCATGGCGCCGCTGCCGCTCACCATGGTGAACGACGGCCGCAATACGCTGGGCGTACTCGCCTCGCCGGAACATCTGCCCTTCCAACCTTTGCCCATGCTGCCCAACAGCCAGTTCGGTGTTGCTGTTAGAAACGAAGAAGGTAAGCTGCAGCCGCAGGTGTATGCGCCCATCCCCGGTGGCGCCGGTTCGCACATGAGCAAAGGCGATGTGTTCTCTTTTTCCATGCAACTGGTTGCCGAACCGCAGGATATCACCCATACTTACCAGCATATCGCGCAAAAGATATTCGGTTTCCGCGACTACCGCCGCAACGATATTGCTTCGCTCAACACGGTGCTGGATAATATGACGGCCTATGCGATGACGCACTACGCCTGGTTTGTAGACAGTCTCAAAGGGTTCGCCTATTCTACCGATGTACCGGGCGCCGTAAAAAACGTATCGAGCCTCAACCCGCTGGAATTGGCCCTGGTGCGTGACGATTCGGTGATGTTCGAAAAACGGGCCTATCCGCTCACGGAGTTTATGCTCAGCCGGGAGAAATTCCTCTTCAGCCTCGACAGCCTGCAGAAAATACAAAGCCCCTCCCGCCGCCTGAAAGGTCCGGTAGCGCCGCTTTCCGAGCTGGGCGCCCTTTATGCCGTATTCGGTCAATCCAATTCCTTTTACCTGCGCATGATGGAGCGGGAATACAACACGGAGCGCGTACGTAACCTCGACGTGAAAGAAAAAGGCGCCAGCTGGATAAACGCCATGCATCTCTATAAAGCCACCGGCAAACAGGCATATCTCGCCGCCGCCAGAACGAAGGCAGACGAATACCTGCGGCAGCGGGTGCGGCAGCCGCAAACGGCATTCAACGATCCGTTCGCAGGCAGTTTCTTTTTCTGGCCGGCCTACACGAACCGCTGGATTGAACTAAGCCAGCTGTACGAGCTGACGGGCGATACGGCCTATCTTAACGCGGCCGTTCAGGGTGCGAGGAATTACACCATGTTTACGTGGATGGGCCCGAAGATACCGGACAGCAGTATCACCGTGAACAAAGGCGGCAAAGCGCCGATGTACTGGTACCTGCGTTCGAAAGGCCATGCGCAGATGTATTATCCTGAAGAACAGGCGCCGGCGTGGCGTTTGTCGGAAATCGGCCTGACCCCGGAGTCTTCCGGTACGTCCACCGGCCACCGCGGCATCTTTATGACCAACTATGCACCCTGGATGCTCCGCATCGGGTATTATGCGAAGGACACCTTCCTGATGAACGTTGCGAAAGCGGCGGTGGTAGGGCGGTACAGGAGCTTTCCCGGTTATCATATCAACACGGAAAGGACCACCGCCTATGAGCAGGAAAACTTTCCGCTGCACGACCATAAAGCACAAAGCGTCAATTCATTCCACTATAACCACATCCTGCCGATGGCGTCGATGCTGATCGATTACCTCGTGACGGATGCGTTCGTGAAAAGTCGCGGACAGATCAGCTTCCCGGCGGAATACATCGAAGGGTACGCGTACCTGCAGAACAAGTTGTACGGCAGCGCGCCCGGTAAGTTTTATAACGTCGAGGGCGCACAGCTGTGGATGCCGGCAAAGCTGTTGTCTGCCACCAGCAAGGAACTGAATTACATTGCCGCACGCAAAGGCAACCGGTTGTTGCTGGCATTTACGAACCAGAGCGCGGCGGCAGCGGAGAGCGGTATCACACTGAACCCCGCGTTGGTAAAAACTGGTGACGGAACGCGCATCACACCGCTCAACGGCGTGAAGGCGGCAGGGAAGGGGAATACTTTCCGCTTCACCGTACCGCCGAACGGCATCGCGGTGTTTGCGGTGGAAAACGTAACGCCCGTTGTACAGTTCCAGGATAAGATACTGGCAACGGCGAAGGATAACGGGAACGACTACGCGGAAATCCCGACGGGCCGGGCCAAAGCCCTGCTGTTTAAGCTGGGCGCATATGGGCGGCGGCTGTTCGTGTACCTGGAAGACGATGATAATCAGTGGCGCAGTGTGCGCCTGCATTATACCGATGCGGCCGGCAAAGAGCAGGCGCTGCACGATACCGCCTACCCGTTCGAGTTCACCGTGCCCCTGCAGCGGGCGTACCCGCTGCAATGCCGGCTGACACTCACCAGGCCGGATGGCTCCGTTGTAACAAGTGAAAAAATAACCATAGGCAATTAAAAGACTCATATGATAAAGCTGGAAGCGACCGGGCGCCGTTCATTCCCGGAAAAAAACATTGTTGTTGACCTCGTGATCACCGGTGGCGGCCTCTCCGGCGTATGCGCCGCCATTACCGCCGCGCGCCAGGGACTGAAAGTAGTGTTGGTGCAGGACAGATCTGTGCTCGGCGGAAACGCCAGCAGTGAAGTGAGACTGTGGATCCTCGGCGCCACCTCGCACATGGGCAATAATAACCGTTGGGCCCGGGAAGGCGGGCTGGTAGACGAAATACTCGTGGAAAACACCTACCGAAACCCCGAAGGCAACCCGGTGATCTTCGATATGATCCTGCTCGATAAAGTGGCGCAGGAGCCCAATATCACCCTGCTGCTCAATACCACGGTATATGAGGTGCAGAAAAAGAACGACGCCGAAATCAGTGCGTTAAAAGCGTTCTGTAGCCAGAACCAGACGGAATATCTCCTCAGTGCGCCGTTGTTCATCGACGCTTCCGGCGACGGGGTGGTGGGTTTCCTGGCCGGCGCTGCATTCCGGATGGGCGCCGAGAAAAAAGAAGAACTCGGGGAGCTGTTTGCCCCCTCTGAAGAATATGGCGAACTGCTGGGCCACAGCCTGTATTTCTACAGCAAGGACACCGGCCGTCCTGTAACGTTCACCCCGCCCGCCTTTGCGCTGGATGATATTACGAAAGTGCCCCGCTATCGCAGCTTCAACGCGAAGGAATACGGCTGCAAGCTCTGGTGGATTGAATATGGCGGCCGGCTCGATACCGTGCACGACACGGAAACCATCAAATGGGAGCTCTGGAAAGTAGTCTACGGCGTATGGAACCACATCAAAAACTCCGGTGAGTTTCCCGAAGCGGAAAACCTCACGCTGGAATGGGTGGGCATGATACCCGGCAAACGCGAAAGCCGCCGCTTCGAGGGGGATTACATGATGCGCCAGCAGGACATTGTGGAACAGCGCGAACATGAAGATGCCGTGGCCTTCGGCGGCTGGTCGATCGATCTGCACCCGGCCGACGGTGTGTTCAGTGAAAAACCGGGCTGCAACCAGTGGCACAGCAAGGGCATCTACCAGATACCGTACCGCTCCCTGTACAGCCGCAACATCAACAACCTGCTCCTGGGCGGCCGCACCATCAGCGCGTCGCACGTGGCGTACGGCTCCACCCGCGTGATGGCCACTGCTGCCCATGTAACGCAGGCGGCGGCCATGGCGGCGGTGCTCTGTAAGGAAAACGGGCTGCTCCCCGCCGACATTATCCGCAAAGGCTATACGAAAGAACTGCAGCTGCGCCTCCTCCGTACCGGCCAGTACATCCCGGGCCTGCGCTACCAGTCCCCGCTCGATCATGCTGCAACCGCCACTATTACGGCCAGCAGCGAGCTGGTGCTGAACGAGTTCCCCGGGCAGCCCCTGCTCAAGCCGCTGGAGATTTCCGTGGCGCAGATGATCCCGCTGGCCGCTGGCAAAGTGCCGGAAATGGCTTTCCACGCGGAAGCAACGGGCAACACCACACTGGAAGTGGAATTGCGCGTCAGCGGCAAAAACGGCAATCATACCCCGGACGAAACCCTCGCCCGGCAAACGATACAGCTGCACCCCGGCAGAAACTGCCTCCGCCTGCAATTCAACGCGGAGATGAAAGCAGCCGGATATGCATTCGTTACCTTCTTCAAGAACCCGGCTGTGCTGCTCCACTTCACCGACAAACGCGTCACGGGCATCTTGTCTGTTTTTAACACGGTCAACAAAGCAGTATCCAACTACGGAAAACAAACTCCGCCGGAAGATATCGGCATGGATGCGTTCGAGTTCTGGTGCCCGCGGCGCCGCCCGGAAGGCCATAATGTGGACTTTAAAGTAGCGGAAGGTCTGAAGATGTTCAGCCCCGAGAACGTGCGCAACGGCCTGGAAAGGCCCGTTTCGCAACCGAATGCCTGGGTGGCCGGCTGGGACGACCCGAAGCCCGCCCTCACCTTGTCGTGGAACGAGCCGAAAGCCATCAGCGACATCGAGCTGTTCTTCGACACGGACTATGATCATCCCATGGAATCGGTATTGATGACGCACCCCGAAACAGCGATGCCTTTCTGCGTCAGGAAGTACCGGGTGAAAGACGAGGCGGGCAACATCCTGGCGGAAAAAACGGACAACTACCAGGCTTACAACCGTATTCAATTGGCCGCCCCGCTGCATACCCGCAGGCTGGTGATCGAAGTGGAGCACCCGTCTGACAAGGTGCCGGCGGCAATTTGTGCGGTTAGGTGTTATTAATTAATGGCGGTTACCGGGGAAACGGAAAATGTCAGAATCACCCCCCTGGAATGTCGCGAACACCGACCATCGCGTTCATGGATTGATCCTAAGTTTGTACCATCAACACAAACACTAAAAAAGATTACCATGAAACCGAAAACAATTAGAATAACGTATTGGATCGCCACCGGCATTTTCGCATTATTGATGATCGCGGACGGCATCGCCGGCGTTACCCGCCAGCAGGCAGGGATAGACGCAATGGGCATGCTGGGTTACCCGGTGTATTTCCTGAGCATCGTGGGCGGCGCCAAATTACTGGGAGCCGTGGCCATCCTGCAGAACAGATTCCGCCTGATCAAGGAATGGGCCTACGCGGGATTTACCTTTAATTTCCTGGCGGCCTCTGTATCGTGGGCATTTGCCGGATTCGGCGCCTTCGAAACCACCTTTCCGCTGATCATCCTGGGCATCATGTGCGTCCCGTATTTTTTCTGGAAAAAATACAACCGCGTGCAGCACGATAAAGGGTATTCATCGGACTTCGCCATCGCTTAACATATTTTTCGGGATAAAAGGCCGCGGCCCGCTGGTGCAATACCGGCGGGCCGCACTGTTTTCCTGAACTTATCCGCCGCACGTCTTGTTGTGGATTAGGCCCGGCGATGACGGCCGTCATCTTTCGTGCCCGCCGGGCAGGGTAATTTTATAAATCGTATATTATAAAATAAAATCGTCAGCACCCATGCATTATCAATCGGCGGAAGAAGCAGTAAAGGTGGTCCAAAGCGGCCAGCGCGTTTTTATTCACGGCAGCGCGGCAACCCCGCTCGCCCTGCTGGATGCCCTGTTCAAACGCGGCCCGGAATTAAGGAATGTAGAACTGGTGAGCATCACCACCCTGGGCGATGCGGCTTTTAATAATCCGGATTTCGGCCGCAGCTTTTTTATGAATTCCCTGTTCGTATCGAAAAATGTACGGGATTTGGTGAACAGTCCGCATGGCGACTACGTGCCCATTTTCCTCAGCGATATTCCCCAGCTGTTCGAAAAGGGCGTGCTGCCGGTGGATGTGGCGCTGGTGCATGTGTCGCCGCCCGATAAACATGGCTACTGTACGTTCGGTACTTCGGTAGACATTGCCCGCTCCGCGGTAAAATACGCCCGCCACGTCATCGCGCA
This window encodes:
- a CDS encoding SGNH/GDSL hydrolase family protein; the protein is MSHTRIIGSIMLLLASGAALAQGNNDLIAASQAGASPLYFQPAANTALVSPGAFYNEKECAPRNGLPAFFKKAAAGKPLLIGFIGGSITQGNAGYRPQTLRYIQAMYPGTDIKALNAGVSGTGTDLGACRVKEQLLQHRPDLVFVEFAVNGAYAEGMEGIVRQVKKSGAEVCLIYTITGAHTKIYAAGKVPENVAGLEKIAAHYGVPSIHLGMEASMLEQQGRLLWKGAAGDTAGHILFSTDGVHPLDAGGNLYAAAIARGMEKIKKEKPTGGNKQLPAPVFADNWEDAGMYAPRDIAVFSKGWEPVIIQQFAPWFPQIEKASTPGESFTFRFRGTGFGIFDVGGPEAGQVTIEVNGKSMQVQPPLVPGTQVYRLAEGDSLPVNRFNVYCNNRYRGQHQFFTLPSGDYTVTIRLSGRKADKRTILGPEQVDDITKHPEKYDQTVLYLGRILIKGTLQLNGNR
- a CDS encoding FAD-dependent oxidoreductase, with the protein product MIKLEATGRRSFPEKNIVVDLVITGGGLSGVCAAITAARQGLKVVLVQDRSVLGGNASSEVRLWILGATSHMGNNNRWAREGGLVDEILVENTYRNPEGNPVIFDMILLDKVAQEPNITLLLNTTVYEVQKKNDAEISALKAFCSQNQTEYLLSAPLFIDASGDGVVGFLAGAAFRMGAEKKEELGELFAPSEEYGELLGHSLYFYSKDTGRPVTFTPPAFALDDITKVPRYRSFNAKEYGCKLWWIEYGGRLDTVHDTETIKWELWKVVYGVWNHIKNSGEFPEAENLTLEWVGMIPGKRESRRFEGDYMMRQQDIVEQREHEDAVAFGGWSIDLHPADGVFSEKPGCNQWHSKGIYQIPYRSLYSRNINNLLLGGRTISASHVAYGSTRVMATAAHVTQAAAMAAVLCKENGLLPADIIRKGYTKELQLRLLRTGQYIPGLRYQSPLDHAATATITASSELVLNEFPGQPLLKPLEISVAQMIPLAAGKVPEMAFHAEATGNTTLEVELRVSGKNGNHTPDETLARQTIQLHPGRNCLRLQFNAEMKAAGYAFVTFFKNPAVLLHFTDKRVTGILSVFNTVNKAVSNYGKQTPPEDIGMDAFEFWCPRRRPEGHNVDFKVAEGLKMFSPENVRNGLERPVSQPNAWVAGWDDPKPALTLSWNEPKAISDIELFFDTDYDHPMESVLMTHPETAMPFCVRKYRVKDEAGNILAEKTDNYQAYNRIQLAAPLHTRRLVIEVEHPSDKVPAAICAVRCY
- a CDS encoding DoxX family protein — encoded protein: MKPKTIRITYWIATGIFALLMIADGIAGVTRQQAGIDAMGMLGYPVYFLSIVGGAKLLGAVAILQNRFRLIKEWAYAGFTFNFLAASVSWAFAGFGAFETTFPLIILGIMCVPYFFWKKYNRVQHDKGYSSDFAIA